From Streptomyces griseorubiginosus, one genomic window encodes:
- a CDS encoding DUF501 domain-containing protein — METPPPTTPRTEPTDADVEAFKQQLGRPPRGLRAIAHRCPCGQPDVVETAPRLPDGTPFPTTYYLTCPRAASAIGTLEANGVMKEMTERLRTDPELAKAYRAAHEDYLARRDAIEVLEGFPSAGGMPDRVKCLHVLVGHSLAAGPGVNPLGDEAIAMLPEWWRKGACVTLPEQQEETK, encoded by the coding sequence ATGGAAACGCCCCCGCCGACCACCCCGCGCACCGAGCCGACCGACGCCGACGTCGAGGCCTTCAAGCAGCAGCTCGGGCGGCCGCCGCGCGGACTGCGCGCGATCGCGCACCGCTGCCCCTGCGGACAGCCGGACGTGGTGGAGACGGCCCCTCGCCTCCCCGACGGCACGCCCTTCCCGACGACGTACTACCTGACGTGTCCGCGCGCCGCCTCGGCGATCGGCACGCTGGAGGCGAACGGCGTCATGAAGGAGATGACGGAACGCCTCCGGACCGACCCGGAGCTGGCGAAGGCCTACCGTGCCGCGCACGAGGACTACCTCGCCCGCCGTGACGCCATCGAGGTGCTGGAGGGCTTCCCGAGCGCGGGCGGCATGCCGGACCGGGTGAAGTGCCTGCACGTCCTGGTCGGCCACTCGCTGGCCGCGGGCCCGGGCGTCAACCCGCTGGGCGACGAGGCGATCGCGATGCTGCCGGAGTGGTGGCGCAAGGGCGCCTGCGTGACCCTCCCCGAGCAGCAGGAGGAGACCAAGTGA
- a CDS encoding cyclopropane-fatty-acyl-phospholipid synthase family protein, with translation MADAALRLKSLLEQLLGAGLPVRIRAWDGSQAGPPGAPTLVVRNRRAVRRLLWKPGELGLARAWVAGDLDIEGDFYGALGLLSGLVWEREDTRSAVRVLRDARTRAALLGLVRLGGLPLPPAPPREEIRRARGHLHTRRSDKRAISHHYDVGNGFYEIVLGPSMVYSCAYWPDPDSTLEQAQHDKLDLVCRKLALRPGQRLLDVGCGWGSMAIHAAREHGVSVVGITLSHEQAAYARKRVADAGLTDRVEIRVQDYRDVTDGPYDAISSIGMAEHVGSEKYLEYAQDLYRLLAPGGRLLNHQIARRPMPDESAYDLDEFIDAYVFPDGELAPVGTTVTQLERAGFEVRDVESIREHYALTLRRWVANLEAQWERAVRLTGPGRARVWRLYMAACALGFERNHLGVSQVLAVRTPESGISGMPLRARTWN, from the coding sequence ATGGCGGATGCCGCACTGCGGCTGAAGAGTCTGCTCGAACAGTTGCTGGGTGCCGGGCTGCCGGTGCGGATCCGGGCCTGGGACGGCTCACAGGCGGGACCGCCCGGCGCGCCCACCCTGGTCGTCCGCAACCGCCGTGCCGTACGCCGGCTGCTGTGGAAGCCGGGCGAGCTGGGCCTGGCCCGCGCCTGGGTCGCCGGGGACCTCGACATCGAGGGCGACTTCTACGGCGCCCTCGGTCTGCTCTCCGGCCTGGTCTGGGAGCGTGAGGACACCCGCTCCGCCGTCCGGGTCCTGCGCGACGCACGGACCCGCGCCGCGCTGCTCGGACTGGTCCGGCTCGGCGGGCTGCCGCTGCCCCCGGCCCCGCCCCGCGAGGAGATCCGCCGCGCCCGGGGCCATCTGCACACCCGGCGCAGCGACAAGCGCGCCATCAGCCACCACTACGACGTCGGCAACGGCTTCTACGAGATCGTCCTCGGTCCGTCGATGGTGTACTCCTGCGCCTACTGGCCGGACCCGGACAGCACTCTGGAGCAGGCCCAGCACGACAAGCTCGACCTCGTCTGCCGCAAGCTCGCGCTCCGGCCCGGGCAGCGGCTCCTCGACGTCGGCTGCGGCTGGGGCTCCATGGCGATCCACGCCGCCCGCGAGCACGGCGTGAGCGTCGTCGGCATCACCCTCTCGCACGAGCAGGCGGCCTACGCCCGCAAGCGTGTCGCGGACGCCGGGCTGACCGACCGGGTCGAGATCCGCGTGCAGGACTACCGGGACGTGACCGACGGGCCGTACGACGCGATCTCCTCCATCGGCATGGCCGAGCACGTGGGGTCGGAGAAGTACCTGGAGTACGCCCAGGACCTGTACCGGCTGCTCGCGCCCGGCGGGCGGCTGCTCAACCACCAGATCGCCCGGCGCCCGATGCCCGACGAATCGGCGTACGACCTCGACGAGTTCATCGACGCCTACGTCTTCCCCGACGGCGAGCTCGCCCCCGTGGGCACCACGGTCACCCAGCTGGAGCGGGCCGGGTTCGAGGTGCGGGACGTCGAGTCGATCCGGGAGCACTACGCGCTCACCCTGCGCCGCTGGGTCGCCAACCTGGAGGCGCAGTGGGAGCGCGCGGTCCGGCTCACCGGCCCGGGCCGGGCCCGGGTCTGGCGCCTCTACATGGCCGCCTGCGCCCTCGGCTTCGAACGCAACCACCTCGGCGTCAGCCAGGTCCTCGCCGTCCGCACCCCCGAATCCGGCATCTCGGGGATGCCGCTGCGGGCCCGCACCTGGAACTGA
- the eno gene encoding phosphopyruvate hydratase, with amino-acid sequence MLVPSIDVVVAREILDSRGNPTVEVEVGLDDGSTGRAAVPSGASTGAFEAIELRDGDPNRYQGKGVEKAVLAVIEQIGPELVGYDATEQRLIDQAMFDLDATDNKGSLGANAILGVSLAVAHAASEASDLPLFRYLGGPNAHLLPVPMMNILNGGSHADSNVDIQEFMIAPIGAESFSEALRWGTEVYHTLKKVLKSKGLSTGLGDEGGFAPNLESNRAALDLILEAIKEAGYIPGEQVALALDVAASEFYKDGKYQFEGKERSAAEMTEYYEELVAAYPLVSIEDPLFEDDWAGWKVITDKLGDKVQLVGDDLFVTNPERLARGIEEGTANALLVKVNQIGSLTETLDAVELAQRSGFKCMMSHRSGETEDVTIADLAVATNCGQIKTGAPARSERVAKYNQLLRIEEILDDAAVYAGRSAFPRFKG; translated from the coding sequence ATGCTCGTGCCGTCCATCGACGTCGTCGTAGCCAGGGAAATCCTCGACTCGCGAGGCAACCCCACCGTCGAGGTCGAGGTCGGCCTCGACGACGGCAGCACCGGTCGTGCCGCCGTCCCCTCCGGCGCCTCCACCGGTGCCTTCGAGGCCATCGAGCTCCGCGACGGTGACCCGAACCGCTACCAGGGCAAGGGTGTCGAGAAGGCCGTCCTCGCCGTCATCGAGCAGATCGGCCCGGAGCTCGTCGGCTACGACGCCACCGAGCAGCGCCTGATCGACCAGGCCATGTTCGACCTGGACGCCACCGACAACAAGGGCTCCCTCGGCGCCAACGCCATCCTCGGCGTCTCCCTCGCCGTCGCCCACGCCGCCTCCGAGGCCAGCGACCTGCCGCTCTTCCGCTACCTGGGCGGCCCGAACGCGCACCTGCTGCCCGTTCCGATGATGAACATCCTGAACGGCGGCTCGCACGCCGACTCCAACGTGGACATCCAGGAGTTCATGATCGCCCCGATCGGCGCGGAGTCCTTCTCCGAGGCGCTGCGCTGGGGCACCGAGGTCTACCACACCCTCAAGAAGGTCCTGAAGAGCAAGGGCCTGTCCACCGGCCTCGGCGACGAGGGCGGCTTCGCCCCGAACCTCGAGTCCAACCGCGCCGCCCTCGACCTCATCCTCGAGGCGATCAAGGAAGCCGGTTACATCCCCGGCGAGCAGGTCGCCCTCGCGCTCGACGTCGCCGCCTCCGAGTTCTACAAGGACGGCAAGTACCAGTTCGAGGGCAAGGAGCGCTCCGCCGCCGAGATGACGGAGTACTACGAGGAGCTCGTGGCGGCCTACCCGCTCGTCTCCATCGAGGACCCGCTGTTCGAGGACGACTGGGCCGGCTGGAAGGTCATCACCGACAAGCTCGGCGACAAGGTCCAGCTCGTCGGCGACGACCTGTTCGTCACCAACCCCGAGCGCCTGGCCCGCGGCATCGAGGAGGGCACCGCCAACGCCCTCCTGGTCAAGGTGAACCAGATCGGTTCGCTCACCGAGACCCTGGACGCCGTCGAGCTCGCCCAGCGCAGCGGCTTCAAGTGCATGATGTCCCACCGCTCCGGCGAGACCGAGGACGTCACCATCGCCGACCTGGCCGTCGCCACCAACTGCGGCCAGATCAAGACCGGCGCCCCGGCCCGCTCCGAGCGCGTCGCCAAGTACAACCAGCTGCTGCGCATCGAGGAGATCCTCGACGACGCCGCGGTCTACGCCGGCCGCAGCGCGTTCCCGCGCTTCAAGGGCTGA
- a CDS encoding NAD(P)/FAD-dependent oxidoreductase, with amino-acid sequence MSTTERPRILVVGGGYVGLYAARRILKKMRYGEATVTVVDPRSYMTYQPFLPETAAGNISPRHVVVPLRRVLPKAEVLTGRVTTIDQDRKVATIAPLVGEAYELPFDYLVIALGAVSRTFPIPGLAEQGIGMKGIEEAIGLRNHVLEQLDKADSTTDEEIRRKALTFVFIGGGFAGAETIGEVEDMARDAAKYYTNVSREDMRFILVDAADKILPEVGPKLGQYGKEHLESRGVEIYLSTSMDSCVDGHVVLKNGLEVDSSTIVWTAGVKPNPVLARYGLPLGPRGHVDTAPTLQVQGTDYIWAAGDNAQVPDLVGRKAGNENAWCPPNAQHALRQAKVLGDNVISGMRGFPQKDYSHGNKGAVAGLGLHKGVAMIVMGKMKIKLKGRLAWYMHRGYHGLAMPTWNRKIRVFADWTLGMFLKREVVSLGAMENPREEFYEAARPVPAAEPKKTEAKAS; translated from the coding sequence ATGAGCACCACGGAGCGTCCCAGGATCCTCGTAGTAGGCGGTGGGTACGTAGGCCTGTACGCAGCTCGGCGCATCCTCAAGAAGATGCGCTACGGCGAGGCGACCGTCACGGTCGTCGACCCCCGGTCGTACATGACCTACCAGCCCTTCCTCCCCGAAACCGCCGCCGGCAACATCTCCCCGCGCCACGTCGTCGTCCCGCTGCGACGCGTGCTGCCGAAGGCGGAGGTTCTCACCGGCCGGGTCACCACCATCGACCAGGACCGCAAGGTCGCCACGATCGCCCCGCTGGTGGGCGAGGCGTACGAGCTGCCTTTCGACTACCTGGTGATCGCGCTCGGCGCGGTCTCCCGCACCTTCCCGATCCCCGGCCTCGCCGAGCAGGGCATCGGCATGAAGGGCATCGAGGAGGCCATCGGCCTGCGCAACCACGTGCTTGAGCAGCTCGACAAGGCCGACTCCACGACCGACGAGGAGATCCGCCGCAAGGCGCTCACCTTCGTCTTCATCGGCGGTGGCTTCGCGGGTGCGGAGACCATCGGCGAGGTCGAGGACATGGCCCGCGACGCGGCCAAGTACTACACCAACGTCTCCCGCGAGGACATGCGGTTCATCCTCGTCGACGCCGCCGACAAGATCCTCCCCGAGGTCGGCCCCAAGCTCGGCCAGTACGGCAAGGAGCACCTGGAGAGCCGCGGTGTGGAGATCTACCTCTCCACCTCGATGGACTCCTGCGTCGACGGCCACGTGGTCCTCAAGAACGGCCTCGAGGTCGACTCCAGCACCATCGTGTGGACCGCGGGCGTCAAGCCCAACCCGGTCCTCGCCCGCTACGGCCTCCCGCTGGGCCCGCGCGGCCACGTGGACACCGCCCCGACCCTCCAGGTCCAGGGCACCGACTACATCTGGGCCGCCGGCGACAACGCCCAGGTCCCGGACCTCGTCGGCCGCAAGGCGGGCAACGAGAACGCCTGGTGCCCGCCGAACGCCCAGCACGCGCTGCGCCAGGCCAAGGTCCTGGGCGACAACGTGATCTCCGGTATGCGGGGCTTCCCGCAGAAGGACTACAGCCACGGCAACAAGGGCGCCGTCGCGGGCCTCGGCCTGCACAAGGGCGTCGCGATGATCGTCATGGGCAAGATGAAGATCAAGCTCAAGGGCCGTCTCGCCTGGTACATGCACCGCGGCTACCACGGTCTGGCCATGCCGACCTGGAACCGCAAGATCCGTGTCTTCGCCGACTGGACCCTCGGCATGTTCCTCAAGCGCGAGGTCGTCTCCCTCGGCGCCATGGAGAACCCGCGCGAGGAGTTCTACGAGGCCGCGCGTCCGGTCCCGGCCGCCGAGCCGAAGAAGACCGAGGCGAAGGCCTCCTGA
- a CDS encoding cytochrome P450, which translates to MTDQPTATPTPAPTPDLFTWDFATDPYPAYAWLREHAPVHRTRLPSGVEAWLVTRYGDAKQALADQRLSKNPAHHDEPEHAKGKTGIPGERKAELMTHLLNIDPPDHTRLRRLVSKAFTPRRVAEFAPRVQELTDRLIDRFAATGSADLIHDFAFPLPIYAICDLLGVPREDQDDFRDWAGMMIRHGGGPRGGVARSVKKMRGYLAELIHRKREALPAEPTPGEDLISGLIRASDHGEHLTENEAAAMAFILLFAGFETTVNLIGNGTYALLTHPEQRERLQRSLADGRRDLLETGVEELLRYDGPVELATWRFATEPLRIGGQDIAAGDPVLVVLAAADRDPERFADPDVLDLSRRDNQHLGYGHGIHYCLGAPLARLEGQTALATLLTRLPDLQLAVDSADLRWRGGLIMRGLRTLPVEFTPVR; encoded by the coding sequence GTGACCGACCAGCCCACCGCCACCCCCACCCCCGCTCCCACCCCTGACCTCTTCACGTGGGACTTCGCCACCGACCCCTACCCCGCCTACGCCTGGCTCCGGGAGCACGCCCCCGTGCACCGGACCCGGTTGCCCAGCGGTGTGGAGGCCTGGCTGGTCACCCGGTACGGCGACGCCAAGCAGGCGCTCGCCGATCAGCGGCTCAGCAAGAACCCGGCGCATCACGACGAGCCCGAGCACGCCAAGGGGAAGACCGGTATCCCCGGCGAGCGCAAGGCGGAGCTGATGACGCATCTGCTGAACATCGACCCGCCGGACCACACCAGGCTCCGACGGCTCGTCAGCAAGGCGTTCACGCCGAGGAGGGTCGCCGAGTTCGCGCCCCGGGTGCAGGAGTTGACGGACCGTCTCATCGACCGGTTCGCGGCGACCGGCTCCGCCGACCTCATCCACGACTTCGCCTTCCCGCTCCCCATCTACGCGATCTGCGACCTCCTCGGCGTCCCCCGCGAGGACCAGGACGACTTCCGGGACTGGGCGGGCATGATGATCCGTCACGGGGGAGGGCCGCGGGGCGGGGTGGCGCGGTCCGTGAAGAAGATGCGCGGGTATCTCGCCGAGCTCATCCACCGCAAGCGGGAAGCGCTGCCCGCCGAGCCCACCCCCGGTGAGGACCTCATCTCGGGGCTCATCCGGGCCTCCGACCACGGAGAGCACCTCACCGAGAACGAGGCCGCGGCGATGGCCTTCATCCTGCTGTTCGCCGGCTTCGAGACCACCGTCAACCTCATCGGCAACGGCACCTACGCCCTGCTCACCCACCCCGAGCAGCGCGAGCGGCTCCAGCGGTCCCTCGCCGACGGCCGACGCGACCTCCTGGAGACGGGGGTGGAGGAACTGCTGCGCTACGACGGGCCGGTCGAGCTGGCGACCTGGCGGTTCGCCACCGAGCCCCTGCGCATCGGCGGTCAGGACATCGCGGCCGGCGACCCCGTGCTCGTGGTGCTCGCCGCGGCGGACCGGGATCCGGAGCGGTTCGCCGACCCCGATGTGCTCGATCTGTCCCGCCGTGACAATCAGCACCTCGGTTACGGACACGGCATCCACTACTGCCTCGGCGCCCCGCTCGCCCGGCTGGAGGGCCAGACCGCGCTCGCCACGCTTCTGACCCGCCTCCCCGATCTGCAACTCGCGGTGGATTCAGCCGATTTGCGCTGGCGTGGCGGGCTCATCATGCGTGGACTGCGTACTTTGCCCGTGGAGTTCACACCCGTCCGGTAA
- a CDS encoding septum formation initiator family protein produces the protein MAVKDRDRFSTATRIKLLGEQTAARVYRSQTKRQARRSRLTGRAALLALVVCTLVVALAYPIRQYVSQRAEISDLQREKAQAAERVEKLRDLKARWQDDAYAEQQIRQRLHYVLPGETGFIVVDPNAAKQSRTDLGAADRPWYSNVWDGVDKSDASDR, from the coding sequence ATGGCCGTGAAGGACCGGGACCGTTTCTCCACCGCGACCAGGATCAAGCTGCTCGGCGAGCAGACCGCGGCCCGGGTCTACCGCTCCCAGACCAAACGCCAGGCCCGCCGCTCCCGGCTCACCGGCCGGGCCGCGCTGCTCGCCCTCGTGGTGTGCACCCTGGTGGTGGCGCTGGCGTACCCGATAAGGCAGTACGTCTCCCAGCGCGCCGAGATCTCCGATCTCCAGCGGGAGAAGGCACAGGCCGCCGAGCGGGTCGAGAAGCTGCGCGACCTCAAGGCGCGCTGGCAGGACGACGCGTACGCGGAGCAGCAGATCCGGCAGCGGCTGCACTACGTGCTGCCGGGGGAGACGGGCTTCATCGTCGTCGACCCGAACGCGGCCAAGCAGTCCCGCACCGATCTCGGGGCGGCCGACCGCCCCTGGTACTCCAACGTCTGGGACGGCGTCGACAAGTCCGACGCCTCCGACCGATGA
- a CDS encoding transglycosylase family protein produces MLFSGKGKHRRPSKATRAAALAGVTGVAIAAPLMAAGNASAATASEWDAVAQCESGGNWSINTGNGYYGGLQFSASTWAAYGGTQYAAQANQASKAQQIAVAEKVLASQGKGAWPVCGTGLSSAAYNGGTSSSSGSSNSGSSSRSTDEQSASRSTDRPAAKKTVTTPTGKKVKKGDGEYKVVKGDTLSSIAEKHKVKGGWQKLFKLNKDIITDADFIYPGQQLHLK; encoded by the coding sequence ATGCTGTTTTCCGGCAAGGGCAAGCACCGTCGTCCGTCCAAGGCCACCCGCGCCGCCGCGCTCGCCGGCGTCACCGGTGTCGCCATCGCCGCCCCGCTGATGGCGGCCGGCAACGCCTCCGCCGCCACCGCCTCCGAGTGGGACGCCGTCGCCCAGTGCGAGTCCGGCGGCAACTGGTCCATCAACACCGGCAACGGCTACTACGGCGGTCTCCAGTTCTCCGCCTCCACCTGGGCCGCGTACGGCGGCACGCAGTACGCCGCGCAGGCCAACCAGGCCAGCAAGGCGCAGCAGATAGCCGTCGCCGAGAAGGTCCTCGCCTCCCAGGGCAAGGGTGCCTGGCCGGTCTGCGGCACGGGCCTGTCCAGCGCCGCGTACAACGGCGGCACCAGCTCGTCCTCCGGCTCCTCGAACTCGGGCTCCAGCAGCCGTTCCACCGACGAGCAGAGCGCCTCCCGCTCCACCGACCGCCCGGCGGCCAAGAAGACCGTCACCACCCCGACCGGCAAGAAGGTCAAGAAGGGCGACGGCGAGTACAAGGTCGTCAAGGGTGACACCCTCAGCTCGATCGCCGAGAAGCACAAGGTCAAGGGCGGCTGGCAGAAGCTGTTCAAGCTGAACAAGGACATCATCACCGATGCCGACTTCATCTACCCCGGCCAGCAGCTGCACCTGAAGTAA
- a CDS encoding transglycosylase family protein, which produces MLSGNGRHRRPRQAPALLVAAGVTGSAIAIPLLAASGASAATGTTWDRVAECESGGSWSANDGNGYYGGLQMSQENWEKYGGLEYAKTADLASRNQQIAVAEKLLADQGIAAWPTCGLLSGLSKDSSSAGVDTGVGSGTPSPSESGSSESSGSSNSSGSADSSETEDSPGLLDSLDGSAATPSPSATPSNGDESASKSGKSAPKGPEASAKESAQPSDGSPVVSAEEDEADKSWQEGGSSALVDVGALGSGKHRGDSAEEVTTKSATPSAAPSGGRHAARTYTVQEGDSLASIADSLGLDGGWRALYAENKDRIGADPSNISAGQTLDTGAE; this is translated from the coding sequence ATGCTCTCCGGGAACGGTCGTCACCGTCGCCCCCGTCAGGCTCCGGCCCTGCTCGTGGCGGCCGGCGTGACAGGATCCGCCATCGCGATCCCCCTGCTCGCGGCGAGCGGTGCGAGTGCCGCGACCGGCACCACCTGGGACCGGGTGGCGGAGTGCGAGAGCGGTGGCTCCTGGAGCGCCAACGACGGCAACGGCTACTACGGCGGCCTCCAGATGTCCCAGGAGAACTGGGAGAAGTACGGCGGTCTCGAGTACGCCAAGACCGCGGACCTGGCGAGTCGCAACCAGCAGATAGCCGTGGCCGAGAAGCTCCTCGCGGACCAGGGCATCGCGGCCTGGCCGACCTGCGGTCTGCTCTCCGGGCTCAGCAAGGACTCGAGCTCGGCCGGTGTCGACACCGGTGTGGGGAGCGGGACGCCCTCGCCGTCGGAGTCCGGATCGTCGGAATCGTCCGGCTCGTCCAACTCGTCCGGTTCCGCCGACTCGTCGGAGACCGAGGACTCTCCCGGCCTGCTCGACTCGCTGGACGGTTCGGCCGCGACGCCCTCGCCGTCGGCCACTCCGTCCAACGGTGACGAAAGCGCATCCAAGTCGGGCAAATCCGCCCCCAAGGGGCCAGAAGCCTCGGCCAAGGAGAGCGCGCAGCCTTCCGACGGCTCACCCGTGGTGAGCGCAGAAGAGGACGAAGCGGACAAGTCGTGGCAGGAGGGCGGTTCTTCGGCCCTCGTCGACGTCGGTGCCCTCGGCTCCGGCAAGCACCGCGGCGACAGTGCCGAGGAGGTCACGACGAAGAGCGCGACGCCCTCCGCGGCTCCCTCCGGTGGCCGGCATGCCGCTCGCACCTACACCGTCCAGGAAGGCGACTCCCTCGCCTCCATCGCCGACTCCCTTGGCCTCGACGGCGGATGGCGCGCCCTCTACGCCGAGAACAAGGACCGCATCGGCGCCGATCCGAGCAACATCTCCGCCGGTCAGACGCTCGACACAGGGGCGGAATAG
- a CDS encoding nucleoside triphosphate pyrophosphohydrolase, with protein sequence MNATGFEPAPDQDDQHDQALNTAPASDTAPAPDTASAPGRIVLLTTSHRVAPGLLSWPAWQALHAADRVLCADGAHPQLPYLREAGIRVDEAAPTAEELVGVCAGGNTVVVVATGEGEPALTDGLARLAGSGRVQMPELELLPASYDLPGARLLDLVQVMDRIRAECPWSSQQTHKGLAKYGIEEAYELVEAIEEGDRDELREELGDVLLQVIFHSRIAEDDPDTPFSIDDVAGGIVAKLIHRHPHVFGDETATTPEEVKAHWLRTKAMEKQRTSVTEGIPLGQPGLALAAKLASRVRTAGLEVPLPAGEGIGYELLALAARAEADGTDPEAALRAAARAYRDAIRRTETDTKPETEKQT encoded by the coding sequence GTGAACGCAACCGGCTTCGAGCCCGCCCCCGACCAGGACGACCAGCACGACCAGGCCCTCAATACGGCGCCCGCCTCCGACACGGCGCCCGCCCCCGACACGGCCTCCGCCCCCGGCCGTATCGTCCTGCTCACCACCAGCCACCGCGTCGCCCCCGGCCTGCTCTCCTGGCCCGCCTGGCAGGCGCTGCACGCTGCCGACCGTGTTCTCTGCGCGGACGGGGCACATCCCCAGCTGCCGTATCTCCGGGAGGCGGGGATACGCGTCGACGAGGCGGCGCCGACGGCCGAGGAGCTGGTGGGCGTCTGCGCGGGCGGGAACACGGTGGTCGTCGTGGCCACCGGCGAGGGCGAGCCGGCCCTCACGGACGGCCTGGCCCGGCTCGCCGGTTCCGGACGCGTGCAGATGCCCGAGCTGGAGCTGCTCCCCGCCTCCTACGACCTGCCCGGCGCCCGGCTCCTCGACCTCGTGCAGGTCATGGACCGGATCCGCGCGGAGTGCCCGTGGTCCTCCCAGCAGACCCACAAGGGCCTGGCGAAGTACGGGATCGAGGAGGCGTACGAACTCGTCGAGGCGATCGAGGAGGGCGACCGCGACGAACTGCGCGAGGAACTCGGTGACGTCCTGCTCCAGGTGATCTTCCACTCCCGTATCGCGGAGGACGACCCGGACACCCCCTTCTCCATCGACGACGTGGCCGGCGGGATCGTCGCCAAGCTCATCCACCGCCACCCCCATGTCTTCGGCGACGAGACGGCCACCACCCCCGAGGAGGTCAAGGCGCACTGGCTGCGCACCAAGGCGATGGAGAAGCAGCGCACCTCGGTGACCGAGGGCATCCCCCTCGGCCAGCCCGGCCTGGCCCTCGCGGCGAAGCTGGCGTCACGCGTGCGGACGGCGGGACTGGAGGTCCCCCTGCCCGCGGGCGAGGGCATCGGCTACGAACTCCTCGCCCTGGCCGCCCGCGCGGAGGCCGACGGAACAGACCCGGAGGCAGCCCTGCGAGCAGCCGCCCGCGCCTACCGGGACGCGATCCGCCGGACGGAGACGGACACGAAGCCGGAGACGGAGAAGCAGACCTGA
- a CDS encoding Ppx/GppA phosphatase family protein yields the protein MTRVAAIDCGTNSIRLLVADCDPETGELVDLDRRMTIVRLGQGVDRTGRLAPEALERTFAACREYAAVIKEHGAERLRFVATSASRDAENRDDFVRGVLDILGVEPEVISGDQEAEFSFTGATRELTGSDHLAKPYLVVDIGGGSTEFVVGDDHVRAARSVDVGCVRMTERHLVQDGAVSDPPTAAQITAMRADIEAALDLAERTVPLREARTLVGLAGSVTTVSAIAQELPEYDSEAIHHSRVSHDRVREITEWLLRSTHAERAAVPSMHPGRVDVIGAGALVLLAIMERIGAEEVVVSEHDILDGIAWSVA from the coding sequence GTGACCCGGGTCGCCGCCATCGACTGCGGTACGAACTCCATCCGCCTCCTCGTCGCCGACTGCGACCCGGAGACCGGTGAACTCGTCGATCTGGACCGCCGTATGACGATCGTGCGGCTGGGCCAGGGAGTCGACCGGACCGGGCGGCTAGCGCCCGAGGCGCTGGAGCGGACCTTCGCCGCGTGCCGGGAGTACGCGGCGGTCATCAAGGAGCACGGCGCCGAGCGGCTGCGGTTCGTCGCCACCTCCGCCTCCCGGGACGCGGAGAACCGGGACGACTTCGTCCGGGGCGTCCTCGACATTCTCGGTGTGGAGCCCGAGGTCATCTCCGGGGACCAGGAGGCCGAGTTCTCCTTCACCGGGGCGACCAGGGAGCTCACCGGCAGCGACCACCTGGCCAAGCCGTATCTCGTGGTCGACATCGGCGGCGGCTCGACGGAGTTCGTCGTGGGCGACGACCATGTGCGGGCCGCACGCTCCGTGGACGTGGGCTGTGTGCGGATGACCGAGCGGCACCTCGTCCAGGACGGGGCCGTCAGCGACCCGCCGACCGCCGCGCAGATCACCGCCATGCGTGCCGACATCGAGGCCGCCCTCGACCTCGCCGAGCGGACCGTGCCGCTGCGTGAGGCGCGCACCCTGGTGGGGCTCGCCGGGTCCGTCACCACCGTGTCGGCGATCGCCCAGGAGCTGCCCGAGTACGACTCCGAGGCCATCCACCACTCCCGGGTCTCCCACGACCGGGTCCGCGAGATCACCGAGTGGCTGCTGCGCTCCACCCACGCCGAACGCGCGGCCGTTCCCTCCATGCATCCGGGGCGGGTGGACGTCATCGGCGCCGGGGCCCTCGTCCTCCTCGCGATCATGGAGCGGATCGGTGCCGAGGAGGTCGTCGTCAGCGAGCACGACATCCTCGACGGCATCGCCTGGTCGGTCGCCTAG